Proteins found in one Carboxydothermus pertinax genomic segment:
- a CDS encoding two-component system sensor histidine kinase NtrB: protein MKTNRLTNFYYLILNDSPNIILAIDPDYKIVFFNKTAEKIFGIKREEVLGKDFQQFFQKLGLLERSRLVDSLKYRKVFEIENIPLKIGEHQKHFWGKSYPVIDQTGELLGAVLVGWDTHGKQVVGQEHINHEKFAVIKTIAAGTAHEIRNPLTTVKGFIQLLGQEKLQDQESKVFLDTIVQEINRIEKIIADLLVLSHDSGLKKGIVNLNRLVERASESIAPAAYLNNISIIKNLNYGLPLILGDDERLFFVLTNLLTNACEAIGKDGLITLETFFDEKEGKVGLRISDNGPGVPEELQSKIFEPFFTTKTEGTGLGLAICYRTVEEHNGSIKVYNNASGGATFEITLPLNLENAYS, encoded by the coding sequence TTGAAGACCAATCGTTTAACGAATTTTTATTATTTAATCTTAAATGATTCTCCCAATATTATCCTTGCTATAGACCCGGATTATAAAATTGTTTTTTTTAACAAGACCGCGGAAAAGATTTTTGGCATAAAAAGAGAAGAAGTTCTGGGCAAAGATTTTCAACAATTTTTTCAAAAACTTGGTCTTCTGGAACGGTCCCGATTAGTAGATTCCCTTAAATACCGGAAGGTTTTTGAAATAGAAAATATTCCTTTAAAAATAGGCGAGCACCAAAAACATTTTTGGGGTAAAAGCTATCCTGTAATAGATCAAACGGGAGAGCTTTTAGGTGCCGTATTAGTAGGATGGGATACTCACGGGAAACAAGTGGTAGGTCAGGAACATATCAACCACGAAAAATTCGCGGTGATAAAAACCATAGCTGCCGGCACTGCCCACGAGATACGAAACCCTCTGACTACCGTAAAAGGTTTTATCCAACTTCTAGGGCAAGAAAAGCTTCAAGACCAGGAAAGCAAAGTATTTTTAGACACTATCGTACAAGAAATAAATCGTATTGAAAAGATAATAGCTGATCTTTTAGTGTTGTCCCATGATAGTGGACTTAAAAAAGGTATAGTAAATTTAAACCGTCTGGTGGAAAGAGCTTCCGAAAGCATTGCTCCGGCAGCATATTTAAATAATATTTCCATTATTAAAAATTTAAATTATGGCTTACCTTTAATTTTGGGCGATGATGAGCGACTTTTTTTCGTGCTTACCAATCTTTTAACCAATGCCTGCGAAGCTATTGGTAAAGATGGCCTAATTACCCTGGAGACTTTTTTTGATGAAAAAGAAGGAAAAGTTGGTTTAAGGATTTCCGATAACGGTCCGGGTGTTCCCGAAGAACTTCAGAGTAAAATTTTTGAGCCGTTTTTTACCACCAAAACGGAAGGGACGGGGCTTGGACTTGCAATTTGCTACCGGACGGTTGAGGAACATAACGGTAGCATTAAAGTTTACAATAACGCTTCCGGTGGGGCGACTTTTGAGATTACCTTACCCTTAAATTTAGAAAATGCTTACTCCTAA